In Chthoniobacterales bacterium, a genomic segment contains:
- the bioA gene encoding adenosylmethionine--8-amino-7-oxononanoate transaminase, which yields MLFSDDTAALISADRAHSWHPFTQMRAWCDPAHEPLVLVEGDGAILRDSRGREYLDGNSSIWTNLHGHNHPKLNAAIRAQLDRVAHVSFLGTTNAPATRLAERLCALFPPNTLTRAFFSDNGSTAIEVALKMAVQYWQLAGRPERRRFVAFDRAYHGDTAGASSVGGIAGFHGRFEAMHFPVERVSSLEDLAAIPDPANVAAVVIEPLVQGAAGIRCWPTGMLRELSAWCDIHGIFLILDEVLTGFGRTGTMFACEQERVFPDFLCLAKGLSGGYLPLAVTLTTERVFEKFLGDVAEQKTLYYGHSFTGNPLGCAAALANLAIFEEEDVLRNLQPKIAHLRGLLASLSSHPRVREVRQCGFIAGIEIGPDKTSAYPWTELRGAKVCDAARAHGLLTRPVLDTIVLMPPYCVTTAQLDGAVAAIRRAIDEVCG from the coding sequence ATGCTTTTCTCGGACGACACGGCGGCGCTGATTTCGGCGGACCGCGCTCATAGCTGGCACCCCTTCACCCAGATGCGCGCCTGGTGCGATCCCGCGCACGAACCGCTCGTGCTCGTCGAGGGCGATGGCGCCATTCTCCGCGACAGCCGCGGCCGCGAATACCTCGACGGCAATTCCTCGATCTGGACGAACCTCCACGGCCACAACCACCCGAAGCTCAATGCCGCTATTCGCGCGCAGCTCGATCGCGTCGCCCACGTCTCGTTTCTCGGCACCACAAACGCCCCCGCCACGCGGCTTGCCGAGCGGCTCTGCGCCCTCTTCCCGCCGAACACGCTCACCCGCGCGTTCTTTTCGGACAACGGCTCCACCGCCATCGAAGTCGCCCTCAAGATGGCCGTTCAATACTGGCAGCTCGCCGGTCGCCCCGAGCGCCGGCGCTTCGTCGCGTTCGATCGCGCCTATCACGGAGACACCGCCGGGGCGTCGAGCGTCGGCGGCATCGCCGGCTTTCACGGCCGCTTCGAGGCGATGCATTTTCCGGTCGAGCGCGTCTCGTCGCTCGAGGATCTCGCGGCGATTCCCGATCCCGCAAACGTCGCCGCAGTCGTCATCGAGCCGCTCGTGCAGGGCGCCGCGGGCATTCGCTGCTGGCCGACCGGCATGCTTCGCGAGCTGAGCGCGTGGTGCGACATTCACGGCATCTTCCTCATTCTCGACGAGGTCCTGACGGGCTTTGGCCGCACGGGCACGATGTTCGCCTGCGAGCAGGAACGCGTGTTCCCCGACTTCCTTTGCCTCGCCAAGGGCCTCTCCGGCGGCTATTTGCCGCTCGCCGTCACGCTCACAACGGAGCGCGTTTTCGAGAAATTTCTCGGCGACGTCGCGGAGCAGAAGACGCTCTACTACGGCCACAGCTTCACCGGAAATCCCCTCGGCTGCGCGGCTGCGCTGGCAAACCTCGCCATCTTCGAGGAGGAAGACGTGCTCCGAAATCTCCAGCCGAAGATTGCGCATTTGCGCGGCCTCCTCGCCAGCCTTTCGTCGCATCCCCGCGTGCGCGAGGTGCGCCAGTGCGGGTTCATTGCCGGCATCGAAATCGGGCCGGACAAAACGAGCGCTTATCCGTGGACCGAACTCCGCGGCGCGAAGGTCTGCGATGCCGCCCGTGCGCACGGCCTGCTCACCCGCCCCGTGCTCGACACGATTGTGCTGATGCCGCCGTATTGCGTGACGACCGCGCAGCTCGATGGCGCGGTCGCCGCGATTCGGCGTGCGATCGACGAAGTCTGCGGTTAG